Proteins encoded within one genomic window of Setaria italica strain Yugu1 chromosome IV, Setaria_italica_v2.0, whole genome shotgun sequence:
- the LOC101753104 gene encoding 26S proteasome regulatory subunit 7A gives MAPEPDDDVLNEKNPRPLDEDDIALLKTYGLGPYSTSIKKVEKEIKEMAKKINDLCGIKESDTGLAPPSQWDLVSDKQMMQEEQPLQVARCTKIISPNTDDAKYVINVKQIAKFVVGLGDKVSPTDIEEGMRVGVDRNKYQIQIPLPPKIDPSVTMMTVEEKPDVTYNDVGGCKEQIEKMREVVELPMLHPEKFVKLGIDPPKGVLCYGPPGTGKTLLARAVANRTDACFIRVIGSELVQKYVGEGARMVRELFQMARSKKACIVFFDEVDAIGGARFDDGVGGDNEVQRTMLEIVNQLDGFDARGNIKVLMATNRPDTLDPALLRPGRLDRKVEFGLPDLEGRTQIFKIHTRTMNCERDIRFELLARLCPNSTGADIRSVCTEAGMYAIRARRKTVTEKDFLDAVNKVIKGYQKFSATPKYMVYN, from the exons ATGGCGCCGGAGCCCGATGATGACGTGCTCAACGAGAAGAacccgcgcccgctcgacgaGGACGACATCGCCCTCCTCAAGACCTAC GGTCTCGGGCCGTACTCGACCAGCATCAAGAAGGTCGAGAAGGAGATAAAGGAGATGGCAAAAAAGATCAATGACCTTTGTG GCATCAAGGAGTCAGATACTGGATTGGCTCCACCAAGCCAATGGGATCTTGTATCAGACAAGCAGATGATGCAGGAGGAGCAACCGTTGCAG GTTGCCAGGTGCACAAAAATCATCAGTCCTAATACTGATGATGCCAAATATGTCATAAACGTGAAACAAATTGCAAAG TTTGTGGTTGGATTGGGAGACAAAGTTTCACCAACTGATATCGAGGAAGGCATGCGAGTTGG AGTTGATCGGAACAAGTACCAGATTCAAATTCCTTTGCCACCCAAAATTGATCCAAGTGTAACGATGATGACGGTTGAAGAAAAACCTGATGTCACATACAATGACGTCGGTGGTTGCAAGGAACAGATTGAGAAGATGCGGGAGGTTGTTGAGCTTCCTATGCTCCACCCTGAAAAGTTTGTCAAGCTTGGTATCGATCCTCCCAAGGGAGTCCTCTGCTACGGTCCTCCTGGAACCGGGAAGACCCTTCTTGCTAGAGCTGTAGCCAACCGCACAGACGCTTGCTTCATCCGTGTGATAGGCAGTGAGCTGGTTCAGAAGTATGTTGGTGAAGGTGCTCGCATGGTCCGTGAGCTTTTCCAGATGGCCCGGTCAAAGAAGGCATGCATCGTCTTCTTCGACGAGGTTGATGCCATTGGTGGTGCGCGCTTTGATGACGGTGTTGGTGGTGACAATGAGGTTCAGCGCACTATGCTCGAGATCGTGAACCAGCTAGATGGGTTTGATGCTAGGGGAAACATCAAGGTGCTCATGGCTACCAACAGGCCGGACACATTGGACCCTGCTCTTCTGCGTCCAGGGAGGCTGGATAGGAAGGTTGAGTTCGGCTTGCCGGATCTTGAGGGCCGTACCCAGATCTTCAAAATCCACACCCGCACCATGAACTGCGAGCGGGACATCCGCTTTGAGCTTCTTGCTCGCCTCTGCCCCAACTCCACTG GTGCCGACATCAGGAGCGTGTGCACAGAGGCCGGCATGTACGCCATCCGCGCGCGCAGGAAGACCGTCACCGAGAAGGATTTCTTGGATGCCGTAAACAAGGTCATCAAGGGTTACCAAAAGTTCAGTGCGACGCCCAAGTACATGGTGTACAACTAG
- the LOC101753503 gene encoding E3 ubiquitin-protein ligase EL5, which produces MLPTPSSSSATLVPPVGANTPPAWPGEAAYQAATSSGSGQQQLAISNGVLLAAVIFLFMVVVFVFLLYLYAKRYLGANPLLAPGTPSSRFVFVAASPLPQRGLPAAALRSLPVTVYGSATAAAASPGKERERLECAVCLSEVADGEKVRTLPKCAHGFHVECIDMWFHSHDTCPLCRAPVAADLGALPREEPVEFPVFPTNVLFWGTHDDVTNAGLAAPPPPTLPPPFAGTSSTSSSASGRRKENLVIDIPTRGVAINTPPMNSPLPASRMPGTADDMRSPVSARLRSIRRLLSLGKQAVVGTSYSPRAAAAAGDIEQGVAGAEAARPPKTPKTPPSAN; this is translated from the coding sequence ATGCTCCCCacgccgtcctcgtcgtcggcgacACTGGTGCCGCCGGTGGGCGCGAacacgccgccggcgtggcccgGCGAGGCGGCGTACCAGGCCGCGACTAGCAGCGGCtcggggcagcagcagctggccaTCAGCAACGGGGTGCTGCTCGCCGCGGTCATCTTCCTCTTCAtggtcgtcgtcttcgtcttcctgcTCTACCTCTACGCCAAGCGCTACCTGGGCGCCAACCCGCTCCTGGCGCCCGGCACGCCGTCCTCGCGCTTCGTCttcgtcgccgcctccccgcTCCCGCAGCGCggcctgcccgccgccgccctccgctccCTCCCCGTCACCGTCTAcggatccgccaccgccgcggccgcctcccccgGGAAGGAGAGGGAGCGGCTCGAGTGCGCGGTGTGCCTGTCCGAGGTGGCCGACGGCGAGAAGGTGCGGACGCTTCCCAAGTGCGCGCACGGCTTCCACGTCGAGTGCATCGACATGTGGTTCCACTCCCACGACacctgcccgctctgccgcgcccccgtcgccgccgacctcggCGCCCTGCCAAGGGAGGAGCCCGTCGAGTTCCCCGTCTTCCCCACCAACGTCCTCTTCTGGGGCACCCACGACGACGTCACcaacgccggcctcgccgcgccgccgccgccgacactgCCTCCCCCCTTCGCCGGCACCTCCTCCACGAGCTCCTCCGCCTCGGGCCGCCGGAAGGAGAACCTGGTCATCGACATCCCGACGCGGGGCGTGGCCATAAACACCCCGCCCATGAACTCCCCGCTGCCGGCGAGCCGGATGCCCGGAACCGCCGACGACATGCGGTCCCCGGTCTCCGCCCGGCTCCGCTCCATCCGCCGACTCCTGAGCCTCGGCAAGCAGGCCGTGGTCGGCACGTCCTacagcccgcgcgccgccgccgccgccggcgacatcgAGCAGGGCGTCGCCGGAGCCgaggccgcccgcccgcccaagACGCCCAAGACTCCCCCATCCGCGAACTGa